A single genomic interval of Bacillus sp. es.036 harbors:
- a CDS encoding MBL fold metallo-hydrolase, whose translation MNLTKEKVLSMTVPTPFAVGPVNCFLLKGDALTLVDTGPRTPEAQQELEKQLHSYGVAFEDIDQVVLTHHHPDHIGLVGRMMKNGVNVLGHWKNDRWLQMSDSFLKENEAFMTGIYREAGVPEQYFDHVSDTRGYLAYTDRAKCDRHLSEGDDVPGCSGWTVMETPGHAQSHISLWHKETGMMIAGDHLIKKISSNPLLEPPYVKGTERPKPLLQQRNSYRKTLDAHLQYVYTGHGEPILNPDELIKERLQKQEERSEKVASFLNSPMTAFEVCQKLFPGVYKKQTGLTLSETIGHLDYLESENVIVKIKEKEKTVYRSRS comes from the coding sequence TTGAATTTAACGAAAGAAAAGGTACTGTCAATGACAGTTCCAACTCCGTTTGCTGTTGGTCCGGTAAATTGTTTTTTATTAAAAGGAGATGCGCTGACTCTAGTTGATACCGGCCCGCGTACACCCGAAGCGCAACAAGAACTTGAGAAGCAGCTGCATAGTTATGGTGTCGCTTTTGAAGATATTGATCAGGTAGTACTCACGCATCACCACCCTGATCATATTGGCCTTGTCGGGAGAATGATGAAAAATGGTGTTAACGTTCTAGGGCATTGGAAGAATGACCGATGGTTACAGATGAGCGATTCTTTTTTGAAAGAAAATGAAGCGTTTATGACGGGGATTTACCGTGAGGCTGGGGTTCCTGAACAATATTTTGATCATGTAAGTGATACGCGAGGCTATCTTGCGTATACAGACCGAGCAAAATGCGACCGGCATCTCTCGGAAGGAGATGACGTACCAGGCTGTAGCGGATGGACTGTGATGGAAACACCTGGTCACGCCCAAAGTCATATCTCTTTATGGCATAAGGAGACTGGAATGATGATTGCAGGCGATCATCTTATTAAGAAGATTTCTTCAAACCCTTTACTTGAGCCGCCCTATGTGAAAGGGACGGAGAGACCTAAACCGCTTCTTCAGCAGCGGAATTCTTATCGTAAAACGTTAGATGCCCATCTTCAGTACGTCTATACCGGTCATGGGGAGCCGATTTTAAATCCGGACGAGTTAATCAAGGAACGATTACAAAAACAAGAGGAACGTTCAGAGAAGGTTGCATCCTTTTTAAATAGTCCAATGACCGCCTTTGAAGTTTGTCAGAAATTATTTCCAGGAGTTTATAAAAAGCAAACAGGTCTTACTCTCTCCGAAACCATCGGGCATCTTGATTATCTTGAGTCGGAGAATGTGATAGTTAAAATAAAAGAAAAGGAAAAAACGGTTTATCGATCTAGATCGTAA
- the proC gene encoding pyrroline-5-carboxylate reductase: protein MMTRTNIGFIGAGSITEAIVEGMISEKFVDSNQIMLLNRSNSQRLEELKTTYSVHVTQDIQKLLQQNRVIILAMKPTDAPDALGMIQPYIHKNHLIISVLAGITTSYIEEKIHTRTPIVRAMPNTSATIGLSATAISGGTYADKNDLLFTKRLFQTIGSVVPVPEDKMNAVTGLSGSGPAYFYYMVECMEKAAIQNGLDEETARELILQTIHGAAMMLRQTKQPAELLRKKITSPGGTTQAGIATLKEYDYEEALLACITDATNRSQQLGELFQKQN, encoded by the coding sequence ATGATGACAAGAACGAACATCGGCTTCATTGGTGCCGGATCAATTACAGAAGCAATTGTCGAAGGAATGATTTCTGAAAAGTTTGTTGACTCTAACCAAATTATGTTATTGAATCGCTCCAATTCACAGCGACTTGAGGAATTAAAAACAACATACAGCGTTCATGTTACTCAAGATATTCAGAAACTTTTGCAACAAAATAGAGTGATCATTCTAGCTATGAAGCCAACAGACGCGCCCGATGCTTTAGGCATGATTCAGCCATATATTCATAAAAACCATCTGATCATTTCTGTTTTAGCAGGCATTACAACTTCTTATATCGAAGAAAAGATCCACACACGTACCCCTATTGTTCGTGCGATGCCAAATACATCAGCTACAATAGGGTTATCTGCAACAGCTATTTCAGGTGGAACGTACGCGGATAAAAATGACTTGTTGTTTACAAAGCGTCTGTTTCAAACGATTGGAAGCGTCGTGCCCGTTCCGGAAGATAAAATGAATGCCGTAACAGGATTATCTGGCAGCGGTCCAGCTTATTTCTATTATATGGTAGAATGTATGGAAAAAGCCGCTATACAGAATGGACTTGACGAGGAAACAGCACGTGAACTCATCTTGCAAACCATTCATGGAGCTGCCATGATGCTTCGTCAAACGAAACAACCAGCAGAACTTTTAAGAAAAAAGATTACGAGTCCAGGAGGAACGACACAAGCTGGAATCGCTACTCTTAAAGAGTATGATTATGAAGAAGCTCTTTTAGCATGTATTACAGATGCAACGAATCGATCTCAACAGCTAGGTGAGCTTTTCCAAAAACAAAACTAA
- a CDS encoding HPr family phosphocarrier protein, with amino-acid sequence MVYKETVLITSKVTMAFLMDFVKDANLFSSYIIVEVEGKRLNAKSILSMGRLTTHFGPMTIIATGLDSEEALNHLKKMCSVVQKKSV; translated from the coding sequence ATGGTATATAAAGAAACCGTTTTGATCACGAGTAAAGTTACAATGGCCTTCTTGATGGACTTTGTAAAGGATGCCAATCTCTTTAGTAGTTACATTATTGTAGAAGTTGAAGGGAAACGATTAAATGCTAAGAGTATTTTAAGTATGGGGAGACTGACAACTCACTTTGGACCGATGACTATTATTGCGACTGGATTAGATAGTGAAGAAGCTTTAAACCACTTGAAAAAAATGTGTAGCGTTGTCCAGAAGAAGAGTGTGTAA
- a CDS encoding MerR family transcriptional regulator has translation MSYKDKKVLPIGSVSELTGLSLRKIRYYEERGLILPDRSGGGTRKFSFTDVEKLMDIANQIEDGMQTFEIKKLYKKEKQKDKDKIRDEMIRGQLNAAFKMTK, from the coding sequence ATGTCATATAAAGATAAAAAAGTTCTGCCCATCGGATCAGTCAGTGAATTAACTGGACTATCTCTGAGAAAGATTCGCTACTACGAGGAAAGAGGTCTTATTCTACCTGATCGATCTGGTGGTGGTACAAGAAAATTCTCGTTTACAGATGTAGAAAAACTAATGGACATTGCAAATCAAATTGAAGATGGCATGCAAACATTTGAAATTAAAAAGCTTTATAAAAAAGAAAAGCAAAAAGATAAAGATAAAATTAGAGATGAAATGATTCGTGGACAGTTAAATGCAGCATTTAAAATGACAAAATAG
- a CDS encoding DUF302 domain-containing protein, with product MSFHYTVETSKPVDQAVSDLSNELKTEKFGVLWDFDLSAKLQEKGMNFETPYRVLEVCNPKEAERVLNEDKLVGYFLPCKIVVFDDDGQTKIGMPKPTTLLNLTGKDKLSEIGYDIEKRLISCIEKSK from the coding sequence ATGAGTTTTCATTATACAGTGGAAACCTCTAAACCTGTCGATCAGGCAGTTTCTGACTTAAGTAATGAACTGAAAACAGAAAAATTCGGGGTATTATGGGATTTTGATCTGTCGGCCAAGTTGCAAGAAAAAGGAATGAACTTCGAAACCCCTTATCGGGTTCTCGAGGTTTGTAATCCAAAAGAGGCCGAGCGTGTCCTAAATGAAGATAAGTTAGTTGGTTATTTTCTTCCTTGTAAAATCGTTGTTTTTGATGATGACGGTCAAACGAAGATTGGTATGCCGAAGCCAACCACATTGTTAAACTTAACAGGCAAAGACAAACTAAGTGAAATTGGATATGATATCGAGAAACGCCTGATTTCCTGCATTGAGAAAAGCAAATAA
- a CDS encoding MGMT family protein: protein MNVELFTENVVTIIKKIPPGKVMTYGQIAKCAGSPRGARQVVRILHTMSRKHELPWHRVINAKGEIGLKSEDGYIDQKMMLEGEGIVFHPNSKIDLTIYRYDPPK, encoded by the coding sequence ATGAATGTGGAGCTGTTTACTGAAAATGTTGTTACGATTATTAAAAAAATTCCACCAGGTAAAGTGATGACTTATGGACAAATTGCAAAGTGTGCAGGAAGTCCACGTGGTGCAAGGCAAGTTGTTCGAATTCTACACACTATGAGCCGAAAGCATGAACTTCCGTGGCATCGAGTGATAAACGCTAAAGGTGAGATCGGGTTAAAGTCGGAAGATGGTTATATTGATCAGAAAATGATGTTGGAAGGGGAAGGAATCGTCTTTCACCCGAATTCAAAAATAGATTTAACGATCTATCGCTACGATCCGCCAAAATGA
- a CDS encoding BCCT family transporter, with the protein MDKRLIDWPTFLGALSLLLLVTVPLVLFPEKGKEIVNKANEFVTTQFGVLYLLVGLGIFFFLIYVAFSDNGRVRLGEEDERPEFNNFSWAGMLFCAGIGSSILYWGTIEWAYYYQGPPFGLEPGTEEAILWASTYGIFHWGPIAWAIYTLPALPMAYFYYVRKKPVLKISEATRPLIGKLVDGPLGTIIDVLFMFGLLGGAGTTLALGTPMIAEGIDALTGIGVTMVLKTLILVLVTAIFAISAYSGLKKGIKILSDINLVLSIFLLLFVLIFGPTRFLVETATNSVGLLLDNFFHMSTWTEPFNALGPYDKTGFPESWTVFYWAWWIVYAPFVGLFVAKISRGRSIKQMILGTISYGTFGSLLFFGILGNYGLHMQLTGEFDVIGVLNDEGAPRAIIETIGQLPFSWFMIFIFVVLAIIFLATTFDSSSYILASVVQKEVKDEPLRWNRLFWAFALCLMPLVLMFVGGLGTLQTASIVGGFPLLFIMIMLGWSFMRASTADIKASEHYDPKTFSLNYKKILQSIKRKKTKKQKGPVDAHFEEDKKDE; encoded by the coding sequence ATGGATAAGCGTTTAATTGATTGGCCAACATTTTTAGGTGCTTTGAGTTTATTACTGCTTGTAACTGTTCCGCTTGTACTTTTTCCTGAAAAGGGAAAGGAAATTGTCAACAAAGCGAATGAGTTCGTCACCACCCAATTTGGGGTTCTCTATTTACTTGTAGGTCTGGGGATTTTTTTCTTTTTAATTTATGTCGCCTTTAGTGATAATGGTAGAGTGCGCTTAGGGGAAGAGGACGAGCGTCCTGAATTTAACAATTTTTCATGGGCAGGAATGCTTTTCTGCGCTGGAATTGGATCAAGTATTTTATACTGGGGCACCATTGAATGGGCGTATTACTATCAAGGCCCACCATTTGGTCTAGAACCCGGAACGGAAGAAGCAATCCTATGGGCAAGTACATATGGCATCTTCCACTGGGGCCCGATCGCATGGGCCATCTATACGCTACCCGCTTTACCGATGGCCTATTTCTACTATGTCCGTAAAAAACCCGTACTAAAAATAAGTGAAGCAACAAGACCATTAATCGGAAAACTTGTAGATGGCCCACTTGGAACGATTATTGATGTGCTTTTTATGTTTGGGCTTCTTGGCGGGGCAGGTACAACGCTAGCACTCGGTACTCCAATGATCGCAGAAGGAATTGATGCTCTCACAGGTATTGGCGTAACAATGGTACTAAAAACGTTGATTCTCGTTCTTGTAACAGCCATTTTCGCCATCAGTGCTTATTCAGGATTAAAAAAAGGAATTAAAATATTATCTGATATTAACTTAGTTCTCTCAATTTTTCTGCTTCTATTTGTATTAATCTTTGGGCCAACCCGTTTTCTCGTTGAAACAGCCACAAACAGCGTCGGTTTGTTGTTGGATAACTTCTTTCATATGAGTACTTGGACAGAGCCATTTAATGCTCTTGGTCCATATGATAAAACAGGCTTTCCGGAAAGTTGGACCGTGTTTTACTGGGCCTGGTGGATCGTATACGCCCCTTTTGTTGGGTTGTTTGTTGCCAAAATTTCAAGGGGACGATCCATAAAGCAAATGATTCTTGGAACCATTAGTTATGGAACTTTTGGAAGTTTATTGTTCTTTGGTATTCTCGGAAATTATGGACTTCATATGCAATTAACAGGTGAGTTTGATGTGATTGGGGTACTTAATGATGAGGGAGCACCTAGAGCCATCATAGAAACCATTGGTCAACTTCCATTTTCATGGTTTATGATCTTCATTTTTGTCGTGTTAGCGATCATTTTTCTTGCGACGACGTTTGACTCAAGCTCTTATATTTTAGCCTCCGTTGTTCAAAAAGAGGTCAAAGATGAACCTCTACGCTGGAACAGACTGTTTTGGGCATTCGCGCTCTGCCTTATGCCGTTAGTCCTCATGTTTGTCGGGGGACTTGGAACACTTCAAACAGCGAGTATCGTAGGTGGATTTCCCCTTCTCTTTATTATGATTATGCTTGGTTGGTCATTTATGCGAGCTTCTACAGCTGATATCAAAGCTTCTGAACATTATGATCCTAAAACCTTTTCATTAAATTACAAAAAGATTTTACAATCTATCAAGCGCAAAAAAACGAAGAAACAAAAAGGACCTGTCGATGCTCATTTTGAAGAGGATAAGAAAGATGAATAG
- a CDS encoding sodium-dependent transporter: MSQNEQWSSRLGFILAAAGSAIGLGAIWKFPYTAGQNGGGAFFLIFILFTLVLGLPLLLAEFSIGRTAQSNAVDSYKTISPESKWYRVGIMGMITSFILLSFYSVIGGWIIAYLYKAVTGELTGLSSDEYAQVFGTTISNSFVSIFAQFIFIILTILVVARGVEKGIEQASKVMMPALFLLFIILVIRAVTLEGSMEGILFLLQPDFTKVTSQTILEAMGQSFFTLSVGVSVMVTYSSYLPKTQSLPRSALSIVVMNVFIVLLAGLAIFPAVFAFDLEAGAGPVLLFNVLPTVFGQLPFGMLFFIAFLVLFLFAALTSAFSMLEIIVSVISKGDLKKRKKWAWIIGLAIFAVGIPSALSYGVLSDVTLFNKTIFDLADYAVSNVLLPIGALLISIFVPLKMKKSALYEELKRGSGLKKGLFETWYFLIRFVAPLLILFVMLDVLGIW, encoded by the coding sequence ATGAGTCAAAATGAACAATGGTCTTCAAGACTTGGTTTTATCCTAGCTGCAGCAGGTTCAGCGATTGGTTTAGGGGCCATATGGAAATTCCCGTACACAGCAGGTCAAAATGGAGGTGGCGCTTTCTTTCTGATCTTTATTCTATTCACATTAGTACTTGGTCTTCCACTTCTACTAGCAGAATTTTCAATTGGACGAACCGCTCAAAGCAATGCGGTAGATTCTTATAAAACGATATCTCCAGAATCAAAGTGGTATCGAGTTGGTATTATGGGGATGATCACTTCTTTCATCTTGTTATCCTTTTATAGTGTCATTGGAGGATGGATTATCGCCTACTTGTATAAAGCTGTTACAGGAGAGTTAACAGGCCTCTCCTCCGATGAGTACGCACAAGTATTCGGTACGACAATATCAAATTCGTTTGTTAGTATTTTCGCGCAATTCATTTTCATTATTCTCACTATTCTTGTTGTAGCTAGAGGTGTAGAGAAAGGGATTGAACAGGCAAGTAAAGTAATGATGCCGGCTTTATTTCTTCTCTTCATTATTCTAGTCATTCGAGCCGTTACGCTAGAAGGTTCAATGGAAGGCATTTTGTTCTTGCTTCAACCTGACTTCACAAAAGTAACCTCTCAAACAATTTTAGAAGCAATGGGACAATCATTCTTCACATTGAGTGTCGGAGTATCGGTTATGGTCACGTATAGTTCATACTTACCAAAAACACAAAGTTTACCACGTTCCGCTCTGTCGATTGTGGTAATGAACGTTTTTATCGTTCTTCTTGCTGGTCTAGCGATTTTCCCTGCCGTTTTTGCTTTTGATCTTGAAGCTGGAGCTGGTCCCGTTCTCTTGTTTAATGTGCTTCCGACAGTATTTGGTCAGTTACCATTCGGAATGCTCTTTTTCATTGCCTTTTTGGTTCTGTTCTTGTTTGCAGCATTAACTTCTGCTTTTTCAATGCTTGAGATCATTGTATCGGTTATTTCGAAAGGTGACCTTAAGAAACGAAAAAAATGGGCATGGATCATTGGGCTTGCCATTTTCGCTGTTGGTATTCCATCAGCTCTCTCATACGGTGTTTTGAGCGATGTCACCTTATTCAATAAAACGATATTTGATTTAGCCGATTACGCGGTAAGTAATGTGCTTCTACCGATCGGAGCTTTGTTAATATCCATTTTTGTTCCTTTAAAAATGAAGAAATCTGCCCTTTATGAAGAATTGAAACGTGGAAGTGGGTTAAAGAAAGGCTTGTTCGAAACATGGTATTTTCTTATCCGTTTTGTCGCACCGCTTCTTATTCTTTTCGTTATGTTAGATGTTCTTGGAATTTGGTAA
- a CDS encoding peptidoglycan D,D-transpeptidase FtsI family protein encodes MIKEKMKKTHVPFRLNILFLFVFLLFSILILRLGMIQIVQGEDFERISEQTENVTAKSSAPRGKMYDRYGRVIVDNEPTFTLTYIRNQNTKQEERLEVARKLASFIEMDTDKVTERDLKDFWIMTRPEKAKAKLSEEEWEELESKKAYRLQIDRINEEDLKEITSDKDELKIAAIKRQMDSGYALSSQSIKKGLTREEIAQVSENLEDLPGVDISPDAERVYPYDETMETMFGNLGQIPKESLDAYTMKGYDNNDLVGISYLEKQYEDLLRGQKSMKKYVTDKSGKPIGEPEVIPGKRGNDLVLTVDIDLQQELETILEEELRKARARGNPYADRAYAIGMDPDTGEILAFGGTKYSSEDNEYIEYSYGTLSEAYEMGSAVKGASVLTGYETGVIGHGTTLYDTPISIPATKDKASYANLGWVNDVEALERSSNVYMFRIAMMMAGYDYVPNTSGIPWDPSTFNDVRYHFNQFGLGNKTGIDMPIETTGINGGIQQIGNLMDLMIGQFDTYTPLQMAQYISTIANDGKRIQPHFLKEVHEASNVDGLSNIIVDQFDTNVMNHIQMSQSDINRVQNGLWRVTNASNGTATKYFKGTDFTHAGKTGTAEVKFGRDNNIDGFNLTFVGYAPYEDPEIALAVVIPSLSSDRNESVNKDIARRLFKAYFDLKDEPKPAAPIEEKEKEE; translated from the coding sequence ATGATTAAGGAAAAAATGAAGAAAACACATGTGCCGTTTCGGCTAAATATTTTGTTTCTATTTGTTTTTCTATTGTTTTCTATTCTTATCCTTAGACTTGGGATGATTCAAATTGTACAAGGGGAAGATTTCGAACGAATATCAGAGCAAACCGAGAATGTAACAGCGAAATCATCGGCACCTAGAGGGAAAATGTATGATCGGTATGGAAGAGTTATTGTCGATAATGAACCAACGTTTACGTTAACCTATATTCGAAATCAAAATACGAAACAAGAGGAAAGACTTGAGGTTGCTCGTAAATTAGCTTCATTTATTGAGATGGATACGGATAAGGTGACAGAGCGCGATTTGAAAGATTTCTGGATTATGACTAGACCAGAGAAAGCCAAGGCCAAATTATCAGAAGAAGAATGGGAAGAACTTGAGTCTAAAAAGGCTTATCGCCTACAAATCGATCGCATCAACGAAGAAGATCTTAAGGAAATTACAAGTGATAAGGATGAATTAAAAATTGCGGCAATCAAACGCCAGATGGACTCGGGGTATGCACTCTCTTCTCAGTCTATTAAGAAGGGGTTAACACGAGAAGAAATTGCGCAAGTTAGTGAAAACCTTGAAGATTTACCGGGAGTCGACATATCGCCAGATGCTGAGCGGGTTTATCCTTATGATGAAACGATGGAAACAATGTTCGGGAACTTAGGTCAAATTCCAAAAGAATCGCTGGATGCTTATACGATGAAAGGCTACGATAATAACGATCTTGTCGGCATCAGCTATCTTGAGAAGCAGTATGAAGATTTATTAAGAGGGCAGAAGTCCATGAAGAAATATGTTACGGACAAATCAGGAAAGCCAATCGGGGAACCTGAAGTGATTCCAGGTAAAAGAGGGAATGATCTGGTTTTAACAGTCGATATTGATTTGCAACAGGAGCTTGAAACGATTCTTGAAGAAGAATTAAGAAAAGCAAGAGCGCGCGGGAACCCTTATGCAGATCGTGCTTATGCGATTGGAATGGATCCTGACACTGGTGAGATACTAGCATTTGGTGGGACAAAATACAGCTCAGAAGACAATGAGTATATTGAATATTCATATGGAACCTTATCTGAAGCTTATGAAATGGGTTCCGCGGTAAAAGGCGCCTCCGTACTAACCGGTTATGAAACTGGTGTCATCGGTCATGGGACAACTTTGTATGACACGCCAATCTCGATTCCAGCTACTAAGGATAAAGCTTCCTATGCAAATCTTGGATGGGTGAATGATGTAGAAGCGTTGGAAAGATCCTCTAACGTGTACATGTTCCGAATTGCCATGATGATGGCAGGCTACGACTATGTTCCAAATACAAGTGGTATTCCTTGGGACCCAAGTACTTTTAATGATGTGCGCTATCATTTTAATCAATTCGGACTAGGTAACAAAACTGGAATTGATATGCCAATCGAAACGACAGGAATCAACGGTGGAATCCAACAAATTGGTAACTTAATGGACTTAATGATTGGCCAATTTGATACGTACACACCTCTTCAGATGGCTCAGTATATTTCAACGATTGCAAACGACGGAAAAAGAATTCAGCCTCATTTCTTAAAAGAAGTTCACGAGGCATCAAATGTCGATGGTTTATCGAATATTATTGTTGATCAGTTTGATACAAACGTTATGAATCATATTCAAATGAGTCAAAGCGATATTAACAGAGTACAAAATGGTTTATGGAGGGTTACGAATGCTAGTAACGGAACAGCAACAAAATATTTCAAAGGGACAGATTTCACTCATGCTGGTAAAACGGGTACGGCTGAAGTGAAATTTGGTCGTGATAATAATATTGATGGATTTAATTTAACCTTTGTAGGCTATGCTCCTTATGAAGATCCAGAAATTGCGTTAGCGGTCGTGATTCCAAGTTTGAGCAGTGATCGCAATGAATCAGTCAACAAAGATATTGCAAGGCGGCTATTTAAAGCTTATTTCGATCTGAAAGATGAACCCAAACCTGCTGCACCTATCGAAGAAAAAGAAAAAGAAGAATGA
- the cls gene encoding cardiolipin synthase → MHIISILLGILFVLNLVFAALVIFLERKDAGATWAWLMVLLFIPLLGFVMYLVFGQNLSRRRLFDWDNIKKVGIEDLIEEQVSEIKSGVYPFRHEEIARHKDLIYMHLVNDDAVLTQDNAIRIFSDGEEKFNALIQDIGRAKDHIHFQYYIFQKDELGKRIVEKLAEKAREGLKVRVLYDEMGSRKTRKRFFRELIEAGGEVEVFFPSRIPYVNTRLNYRNHRKLVIIDGVLGYVGGFNVGDEYLGLNPKFGYWRDTHLRIEGSATLAMQTRFLLDWNHAARNKVGYEACYFPIIEPIGKAGVQVVSSGPDSEWEQIKNGYIKLITSAKRTIFIQTPYFIPDASLLDALRIAALSGVDVRLMIPNKPDHPFVYWATYSYVGELLKAGARIYIYQNGFIHAKTITVDREISSVGTANIDVRSFRLNFEVNAFIYDEEISKELANVFIKDMEKCLELTGEGYLERSLWIRFKESISRLLSPIL, encoded by the coding sequence ATGCACATTATTTCGATTTTATTAGGGATTTTATTTGTACTTAATCTTGTTTTTGCAGCTCTTGTTATTTTCCTCGAACGCAAGGATGCAGGTGCAACATGGGCTTGGCTTATGGTCTTGCTTTTTATCCCTCTTCTTGGTTTTGTGATGTATTTAGTATTCGGGCAAAACTTAAGTAGAAGAAGGTTATTTGACTGGGATAACATAAAAAAAGTTGGAATCGAGGATTTAATTGAGGAGCAGGTTAGTGAAATTAAAAGCGGCGTTTATCCTTTCAGGCATGAAGAAATTGCGCGACATAAGGACCTGATTTATATGCATCTTGTAAATGACGATGCGGTACTAACACAGGATAATGCCATACGCATTTTTTCAGACGGTGAGGAAAAGTTCAATGCCCTCATTCAGGATATCGGTCGCGCGAAAGATCATATTCACTTCCAATATTATATTTTCCAAAAAGATGAGCTAGGTAAGAGAATTGTAGAAAAGCTCGCTGAAAAAGCACGCGAAGGGCTAAAGGTTCGCGTTCTTTATGATGAGATGGGATCAAGAAAAACAAGGAAGCGTTTTTTCAGAGAGTTAATCGAAGCAGGTGGAGAAGTGGAAGTCTTTTTCCCTTCACGCATCCCCTATGTGAATACACGACTGAATTACCGAAATCACCGAAAACTGGTGATTATTGACGGCGTACTTGGCTATGTTGGGGGATTCAATGTTGGTGATGAGTACCTTGGATTAAATCCGAAGTTTGGTTATTGGCGGGATACACACCTTCGAATTGAAGGTAGCGCAACGCTCGCTATGCAGACGAGATTCTTGTTAGATTGGAATCACGCTGCACGGAACAAGGTAGGTTATGAAGCGTGCTATTTCCCTATCATTGAGCCGATTGGAAAAGCCGGTGTGCAAGTTGTGAGTAGTGGACCTGATTCTGAATGGGAACAAATTAAAAATGGGTACATAAAGCTCATTACCTCAGCAAAACGAACGATCTTTATTCAAACACCTTACTTTATACCCGATGCAAGTCTGTTAGATGCCCTTCGTATCGCTGCACTTAGTGGTGTAGATGTTAGATTAATGATTCCAAATAAGCCAGATCATCCTTTTGTTTATTGGGCGACCTATTCCTATGTTGGCGAATTACTAAAAGCGGGGGCAAGAATCTACATTTATCAAAATGGTTTTATTCATGCAAAAACCATCACAGTCGATCGTGAAATTTCTTCAGTGGGTACCGCCAACATTGATGTACGGAGTTTCCGATTAAACTTTGAAGTGAACGCGTTTATCTATGACGAAGAAATCTCAAAAGAATTGGCAAATGTTTTTATTAAAGATATGGAGAAATGCTTGGAATTAACGGGAGAAGGTTACTTGGAAAGGTCTCTCTGGATTCGATTTAAAGAGTCAATCTCGAGACTATTGTCTCCTATTTTATAA
- a CDS encoding FMN-dependent NADH-azoreductase: MAKVLYITAHPHDDTQSYSMAVGKAFIDTYKEANENDEVVHLDLYREHIPQIDADVFSGWGKLQSGKGFEELSASEKEKVQRLNELSEEFIEADKYVFVTPLWNFSFPPVMKAYFDSVSVAGKAFKYTENGPVGLLTDKKAIHIQARGGVYSEGPAAEMEMGHRYFTTMMQFYGVPSYDGLFVEGHNAMPDKAEDIKQNAIARAKDTALTF, translated from the coding sequence ATGGCAAAAGTATTATACATCACGGCACATCCACACGATGATACACAATCTTACAGCATGGCAGTAGGAAAAGCTTTTATCGACACTTACAAAGAAGCGAATGAGAACGATGAAGTCGTTCATCTCGATCTGTATCGTGAGCATATTCCCCAAATTGATGCTGACGTTTTTAGCGGCTGGGGTAAATTACAGTCCGGAAAAGGTTTCGAAGAACTATCTGCAAGTGAAAAAGAAAAAGTACAGCGCCTTAATGAATTAAGTGAAGAATTTATTGAGGCTGATAAATATGTGTTCGTAACACCACTCTGGAATTTCTCTTTTCCTCCAGTTATGAAAGCTTATTTTGACTCAGTATCCGTGGCTGGTAAAGCCTTTAAATATACTGAAAACGGACCTGTTGGTCTTTTAACCGATAAAAAAGCGATCCACATCCAGGCTCGCGGTGGCGTTTATTCAGAAGGGCCTGCCGCAGAAATGGAAATGGGTCACCGCTACTTTACAACAATGATGCAATTCTATGGCGTGCCAAGCTACGATGGACTTTTTGTAGAAGGTCATAACGCAATGCCAGATAAAGCCGAAGACATTAAGCAAAATGCTATTGCGCGTGCAAAAGATACCGCACTTACATTCTAA
- a CDS encoding cation transporter, with amino-acid sequence MEQVTLKINGMTGDHCVSVIRSALLELSGVSAVEIHFKEGNADVTFDSNKVSLTALQEIVKNQGYVVS; translated from the coding sequence GTGGAACAAGTAACCTTGAAAATTAACGGGATGACTGGTGATCACTGTGTATCGGTAATTCGTAGCGCCTTACTAGAATTAAGTGGTGTATCGGCTGTTGAAATTCATTTTAAAGAAGGAAATGCAGATGTTACCTTCGATTCAAACAAGGTTTCTCTAACAGCTTTACAAGAAATAGTGAAAAATCAGGGATACGTTGTTTCATAA